GACCGAGGGAGGATCACTCCTCCTCTTCGACCTTCTTCTCTTCATTCTTGGCGGCCTTCTTCTTCGCCGGCTTCTTCTCGGCCTTCTTGGCCGCCTTCGCCTTGCCGCTCTTCTGGCCGGCCTTGCCGGTGCCGAAGATCTTGGCGAAGTCCTTCAGCTCGCGCTCGAGGCCCTTCTTGACGTCGTCGCTGAGCTTCTTGCCGTCGCGGATGAGGTCGAGCACGTCGCGGCCGTTGGCCTCCATGTGGGCGAGGAATTCCTTCTCCCACTGGCGGACCTTGTCGACCTCGATGTCGTCGACCCAGCCGTTGGTCGCGGCGTAGATGACCGCGACCTGCTTCTCGACCTCCATCGGCACGTACTGACCCTGCTTGAGGATCTCGACGAGCCGCTGACCGCGCGACAGCTGCTGCTGCGTCGCCTTGTCGAGGTCGGAGGCGAACTGCGCGAACGCCGCCATCTCGCGGTACTGCGCGAGGTCGAGGCGGAGGGTGCCGGCCACCTTCTTCATCGCGCCGATCTGCGCCGAGCCGCCGACGCGCGACACGCTGATGCCGACGTTGATGGCCGGGCGGACGCCCGAGTAGAAGAGGTCCGACTCCAGGAAGATCTGGCCGTCGGTGATGGAGATGACGTTCGTCGGGATGTAGGCCGACACGTCACCGGCCTGCGTCTCGATGATGGGCAGCGCGGTGAGCGAGCCGCCCGAGTCGGGGAGCTGCTTGGCCTCGAAGCCGTCACCCTTGGCCTTGGCGGCCTCCTTGGCCTCGTGAGCGGCCTCGCCGCCGGACCAGATCTTCTCGGCGCCGTCGCGCTTGGGCTCTTCGCCCTTCTTCACGACGACCCACTCCTCGGCCATCTTCGCGGCGCGCTCGAGCAGGCGGCTGTGGAGGTAGAAGACGTCGCCGGGGTACGCCTCGCGGCCCGGCGGGCGGCGCAGCAGCAGCGAGAGCTGACGGTACGCGGTCGCCTGCTTCGAGAGATCATCGTAGATGAGCAGGGCGTGGCGGCCTGTGTCGCGGAAGTACTCGCCCATCGTGCAGCCCGAGTAGGGCGCGATGAACTGGAGCGGCGCGCTCTCGGAGGCGCCAGCCACGATGATCGTGGTGTACTCCATCGCGCCCGCGTCCTCGAGCTTGGTGAGCACCTGGGCGACGGTCGACTGCTTCTGGCCGATGGCCACGTAGAAGCAGAAGACGCCCTTGCCCTTCTGGTTGATGATCGTGTCGACCGCGACGGCCGTCTTGCCGGTCTGGCGGTCGCCGATGATCAGCTCGCGCTGACCGCGGCCGATCGGGATCATGCTGTCGATCGCCTTGATGCCCGTCTGGAGCGGCTCCGCGACCGGCTGGCGAAGGATGATGCCCGGCGCCTTGAGCTCGACCTGACCGCGCTGGGTGGTCTCGATCGGGCCCTTGCCGTCGACCGGCTCGCCGAGCGCGTTCACCACGCGGCCGATCATCGCCTCGCCGACGGGGACGTCGAAGATGCGGCCGGTGCGCTTGACGGTGTCGCCCTCACGGACCTTGCGGTCGGAGCCGAGGATGGCCACGCCGACGTTGTCCTCCTCGAGGTTGAGCACCATGCCCATCAGGCCGCCGTCGAACTCGACGAGCTCACCCGCCATGGCGCTCTCGAGGCCGTAGATGCGGGCGATGCC
The window above is part of the Sandaracinaceae bacterium genome. Proteins encoded here:
- the atpA gene encoding F0F1 ATP synthase subunit alpha, whose translation is MQLRAEEISEIIKKQIASYDKSVDVMETGSVLTVGDGIARIYGLESAMAGELVEFDGGLMGMVLNLEEDNVGVAILGSDRKVREGDTVKRTGRIFDVPVGEAMIGRVVNALGEPVDGKGPIETTQRGQVELKAPGIILRQPVAEPLQTGIKAIDSMIPIGRGQRELIIGDRQTGKTAVAVDTIINQKGKGVFCFYVAIGQKQSTVAQVLTKLEDAGAMEYTTIIVAGASESAPLQFIAPYSGCTMGEYFRDTGRHALLIYDDLSKQATAYRQLSLLLRRPPGREAYPGDVFYLHSRLLERAAKMAEEWVVVKKGEEPKRDGAEKIWSGGEAAHEAKEAAKAKGDGFEAKQLPDSGGSLTALPIIETQAGDVSAYIPTNVISITDGQIFLESDLFYSGVRPAINVGISVSRVGGSAQIGAMKKVAGTLRLDLAQYREMAAFAQFASDLDKATQQQLSRGQRLVEILKQGQYVPMEVEKQVAVIYAATNGWVDDIEVDKVRQWEKEFLAHMEANGRDVLDLIRDGKKLSDDVKKGLERELKDFAKIFGTGKAGQKSGKAKAAKKAEKKPAKKKAAKNEEKKVEEEE